In Kaistia algarum, the DNA window CGCATACGGCTGGCAACGGCTTCTTCGACCCGACCTATGTCGGCGCCCAGGTGGCGGCCAATGCCTTTGGCATCAATCTGATCAAGCTCGGCTCGGAAGCACCGGTCGACGATATTCCGCGCGAGATCGAGATCCTCAACCAGGTCATCAACGATCCGACCATCGACGGCATCATCCTGACGTCGCCGCAGTCGGGCGCCTATGACGACATCGTCAAGAAGGCCTTCGCCAACGGCATTCCGGTCGCCACCACCAATTCGTTCGATCCGAACATCCTCAACCGCTCGCAGATCAGCCATACCGGCCAGCTCTCGGCGGCAGCGGCGATCGGCGGCGAGGCGCTGGCCAAATGCGTGCTCGCCAGTGGCGCCAAGGGCGGCTCGATCATCTTCCCGTCGACGACGACGCTCGGCAATGAGGAAGTCAATCGCCGCGTGACCGCCGCCTTCGAGGCAACCGTCAAGGCGCTCTCCGACGCTGGCCGCCTCAACGACTTCAAGGTCGATGCGGGCCCGGAGAATATCGGCATCGACGTCAACAAGGACGACATCGTCAACTCGGTCGTCTCGCTGATCGAATCCCGCGGCGACGTGGTCGGCGGCTTCGCGGCCAATGGCTTCGTGACCCCGGCGCTGGGCGACGCGGTCGCGCAGCTGAAGCTCAACGGCAAGATCTGCGCCTTCGGCTTCGACCTCGGTCCGAAGCAGCAGGAACAGATCCGCACCGGCGCCCTCACCGGCTCGCTCGGCCAGCAGCCGTTCCTGCAGGGCTTCTGGCCCGTCGCGCAGCTCTATCTCCAGATCGACCGCGGCGTCTCCGCCGCCAATCTCGACACGAGCGCGCAACTCGTGACGAAGGACACCGTCGATCTGGTCGGCAAGCGCTTCGAGAACTGATCCAGACTCGATTTGGCACGTCGCGTCTCTCAGTAAGGCGCGACGTGCGCCAGCATGCTGCCGTCATTCCTGGCTCGGCCCGGAATGACGGAGCTTGGCCTTCGGCAACGCCCTGAATCCAAAGACCGAGTTGATGTCCGCAACCACCCTTCCCGCCCCTATCCGCCGCAGGCTGCCGCTCAATCTGATCGGCGGCTGGGAGGTGGGGCTGCTCATCTTCATGACGCTGCTCTACATCGCGGGCGTCTTCATCAACCCGAAATTCTTCGGCCAGACCGACGCCTTCTCGGCGATCCTGCGCGATACGGCGCGCTTCGGCGTCATGGCCGCCGGCATGACCTTCGTCATCGTCAACAAGGATCTCGACCTCTCGGTAGGCTCGACCTACGGCCTCGTCGCGACGGTGTTCTCGCTCGCCTTCTCCAGCTCCTACTATGATCTCGGCATTGGGCCTTCGCTGATCGCGGCCGTCGCGGCAGGACTGGCGGTCGGCCTCGTCAATGGCTTCTTCGTCACCTATCTGCGCGTGCCGTCCTTCATCACCACGCTGACCATGCTGTTCATCGGGCGCGGCCTCGTGCTCGGATTGACCGGCGGGAAGACCATATCCTTCAGCGAAAAGGCGGCGAGCAACGGCGCCTGGTCCTTCTCGATCGGCGAGACCAACGGCCTCGGCTTCAACAATCAGATCCTGATCTTCATCGCCGTCACGATCGTCGGCATGATCGTGCTCGCCAAGACGCGCTGGGGATACGAGACCTATGCGACCGGCGGCAACGAGCTGGCCGCGACCTATGCCGGCATCCCGACCCGCCGCGTGCGCATTCGCGGCTACGTGCTCTCGGCCCTGTCGGCAACGCTCGCCGGCCTGATGGCGGTGGCGCAGGACAAGGGCATCACCTCGCAATATGGCCAGGGCGCGGAACTGATCGTCATCGCCTCGGTGATCGTCGGCGGCGCCTCGATCCTGGGTGGCCGGGGACGGCTGCTGGGCGGCGCGCTCGGCGCGGTGCTCGTTACTCTCATCGACAAGGTGCTGCGCGAAGGCATCCCGATGACGCGCATGGTCAAGGTCGGCAAGGTCGAGATGCCGGTGCAGGGCATGGCGCAATTGCCGCCCGGCGCCGTGCCGGCCTTTCTCGGACTGATCCTGCTGGTCGCCGTCCTGATCGAGCCCTGGATCATCCGCCGCAACGTCTTCCCCCGCCTCTGGGCGCGGCTCAACGGCCGCCCGCTGCCGCCGATCATCGAGGTCGGCGGGGTTGCGATCGAGGGCGCGCAGACCAAGGGCTCCTCGGCCTCCGACCGTTCGATGCGGGCGAGCGGGCCAATTGGCCGCTTCCTGGCCCGCCGCGACGCCGCCGCGATCCTGCTCGCCGTCGCGCTGTGGCTGGTCGGTCTCTATCTGCGGCCCGATTTCTGGGGCTCGATCGACAATTCCTTCAACCTGATGCTGTCCTTCACCGAGGTCGGGCTGCTGGCCATCGGCATGACTTATGTCGTCGCGAATGGCGACATCGACCTCTCGGTCGGCTCGATCCTGGCGCTGTCGGCCGCGACCTGCGCCTTCTTGATGAAGCAGCTCGGCTTCGATCCGTGGACGGCCGTGTTCATCGCGATGCTGGCCGGCGCGGCCGCTGGCCTTGTCAACGCAGCGCTCACCGTCGGCTTCGGCCTGCCCGCCTTCGTGGCGACGCTCGGCATGTTCTACATGGCGCGCGGCATCGGCGCCTGGATGACCGCCGGGCGGCAGCTTTCCTCCTTCCCGGAAGCCTTCAACCTGCTCGGCCGCAAGCTCATCGATATTCTCACTTATTTCGGCATCGACCCTGCCCCAGGCACCCTCCTCTACGACATCGCGGCGGCTCTGAGCGTGCAGACCATCTTCATGGTCGTCGTCGCCATCCTCGCCGGCATCGTGCTCGCCAAGACGCCATTCGGCCAGATGATCTATGCGACCGGAGGCAACCGCCGCGCCTCGGAATATGCCGGCATCAATACGGGGCGCGTGCGCGCGATCAGCCTCGTCTTCTCGGCGCTGTGCGCGGCATCCGCTGGCGTGATCTATGTGGCGTTCCTGCGCTCGTTCAATCCGTCGGCCGGCCAGCTCCGCGAACTCGATGCCATCGCGGCGGTGATCATCGGCGGCGGCTCGATCTTCGGCGGCTACGGCACGGTGCTGGGGGCGCTCGCCGGCGCGGCTGTGATCGCCCTGATCCGAGCGCTGCTCTCTCTCCAGCTGATCCTCTCCAACGGCCAGTCCTTCGTGATGCCGCAGCACTGGGTCAATGTGTTCATCGGCCTGATCCTGATCATCGCGGTGGTCGGCGACATCTGGCTGCGCCAGAACGACGCCCTCGCCTCCCTTCGCCAGTTTCTCCTGCCGCGCCGCAAGCCCGGAGCCAAGACCCATGCCTGAAACGACGCCCCTTCTGATCGAGATGCGCAACATCTCCAAGGCCTTCGGCCCGGTCCAGGCACTCAACAATGTCAACCTGACGCTGGGGCCCGGCGAAATCCTAGGTCTCGTCGGCGACAATTCAGCCGGCAAGTCGACGCTGATGAAGGTGATGACAGGCGCCTATCAACGCGACAGCGGCGACGTGCTGCTCGACGGCAGGCCGACGCATTTCAAGAGCCCGCATGAGAGCCGCGCCGACGGCATCGAGATGATCTACCAGGACTTCGCGCTCTGCGGGAACATGGACATCGCGCAGAACATCTTCCTCGGCCGCTGGCCGCGTCGGGGTCTCTTCGTCGACCGTCGTCGGATGTATGCCGAGGCCAATGACGTGCTGAAGCGGCTGAAGGTCGATGTGAACTCGGTGTTCCAGAAGGTCGAGAGCCTCTCGGGCGGCCGCCAGCAATCCGTCGCGATCGCGAGAGCCATCTCATTCAATCCGCGCGTCGTCGTGCTCGACGAACCGACCGCCAATCTCTCGGTCATGGCGACCGACCGCCTGCTGGAGACGATGAGCGAACTGAAGAAGCAGGGCGTCGCGCAGATCATCATCTCGCACCGCCTCACCGACATCTTCGAGGTCGGCGACCGCATCATGGTGATGAAGCGCGGCCAGGCCGTCGGCGACCGCTACATCGCCCATACGGACGAGGCCGAAGTGTTGGAAATGATCGTCTCCGGCACGCCGGAGAGCGCGCTCACGGCGGATCAGGCGCTCGCCGCCAAGGCGGCGTGACAGCGGCGCCTCAGGCGGACGCGGCGGCGGCGCGCGCCGCGAGCTTCTGTTCGCGGCGGAAGGAGTAGACGCCAGTCGCCACCACGATCGCCGTGCCGATGAGCATGTAGCGGTCCGGAATGTCGCCGAAGACGAGATAGCCGAGCGCGATCGCGAAGATGATCACCGAATAGCGGAACGGCGCGACCACGGCGACGGCGCCATGGCGCATGGCGAGGATGACGCAGCCATAACCGACCATGAGCAGGCAGGCCGCGCCCGAGAGGATCAGCCAGTCCTCGCGCGATGGATCGACCCAGGTCTCGGTCAACGACAGCCCCGCGCCCATCACCAGGACGCCGATTGCCGTCACGGCGGTGATCACGAGCGTGGGAATCCCCGGATGCATCCGCCGTGTCACCAGATCACGCATCGAGATGAAGGCCATGGAGCCGAGCGCCGCCAGCGAATAGACATCGAAACCGGACAGGCCCGGTCGCATGATGATCATGACGCCGACGAAGCCGACCCCGATCGCCGTCCAGCGCCGCCAGCCGACCGTCTCGCCGAGGAACACAGCCGCGGCGGCCGTTGTCATCAGCGGCACGATCTGGTTGACGGCCGAGATGTTGGCGAGCGGCATGTGGAACAGCGCATAGAGATAAAGCAGCGTCGCGCCGACCTCGCCGATGGTGCGCCACAGCACCATGCGGTCGAGCGCCATGCGCCAATATCGATAGGTCCCCGTCGCCAGCAGCACCACGACCATCAGGACGAGCGCGACCAGCCCGCGCATGACCAGGATCTGCCCGGTCGGCAGATGGGCACTGGCGAGCTTGATCAGCGTATCGTTCAGGATGAAGACGAAGCTCGACATCATCATCATGATGATGCCGCGCAGATTGGCGGCGAAGGGGGACATGAAAGCAGAGGCACGCACGGCGAATCGGCGCCGCGGAAGACCGGGTCAAAACAGAATGGTCAGGACAAAGGCAGATTGAACAATCGGCAGGCAGGATGCAACCGGCAGACCGAGAATTCGACCCTTCCACGGCTCCAAAACGCTGGTTGGTTTCCCCTCCCCCTTGCGGGGAGGGTCAGGGTGGAGGTCGAGGGCGTGGGACTCGGCGCAGAAAGGGCCGTGCGGACAGCGCGGCCTCTCCCCAAAATCGAAAGTGACACCGCGCGCCCCACCCCGGAAGGGGGCAGGTGAAGAACGGCCCTATCCGCCGGTCATGCTCATATGGCGGCCGAGCGCCGGGCGCTGGTGGTCGCGGTCGATGATGAAGTCATGGCCCTTGGGCTTCCTCGCGATCGCCTCGTCGATGGCGGCGGCGATGAGTTCGTTGCCTTCCGAGGCGCGCAGCGGGGCGCGCAGGTCCTTCGCGTCCTCCTGGCCGAGGCACATGAACAGCGTGCCGGTGCAGGTTACGCGGACGCGGTTGCAAGTCTCGCAGAAATTATGGGTGAGCGGCGTGATGAAGCCGAGCCGGCCGCCCGTTTCCTCCACCGTGTAATAGCGCGCCGGGCCGCCTGTGCGATGCGCGCTGCCGGTGAGCGTCCACTTCTCCTCGAGACGGCGCCGAACCAGCGACAGCGGCAGATATTGCTCCGTCCGGTCGCCCTCGATCTCGCCGAGCGGCATGGTCTCGATCAGCGTCAGCTCCATGCCGAGCCCATGGGCCCAGACCATGAGATCCTCAATCTCGTGTTCGTTCTCGCCCTTGAGCGCGACGGCATTAATCTTGACGGCAATCCCCGCGGCCTGCGCCGCCTCGATGCCGGCAAGCACCTTCGAGAGATCGCCCCAGCGCGTCAGAGCGCGGAAGCGGTCCGGATCGAGCGTGTCGAGCGAGACATTGATGCGCCTCACCCCGGCATCCGCGAGCTCCGCGCTGTAGCGCGAGAGCTGCGAGCCGTTCGTCGTCAGCGTCAATTCCTCCAGCGCACCGGAGACCAAATGGCGGGACAGCGAGCGGATCAGGCTCATAATGTTGCGGCGGACCAGCGGCTCGCCGCCTGTGAGGCGCAGCTTGCGGACGCCCTTCTCGACGAAGGCCGTGCAGAGACGGTCCAGTTCTTCCAGCGTCAGCACGTCTCGCTTCGGCAGGAAGGTCATGTCCTCGGCCATGCAATAGACGCAGCGGAAATCGCAGCGATCCGTCACGGAGACGCGCAGATAGCGGATCGACCGCCCGAAGGGATCGACCATCGGCGTCGTTGCTGGCTGGACCGCGGTGATTTCGTTCATGGCTTTTCCGGAGTCGGAAGCTGCGCGCCTTCCTTATCTAGAGGATCAGGGCGCGACTTCAAAGGCATTGGCTCCCCTGGGCTTGCCGGAGGCGCCGGATCGGCCTAGCTAGCCGGCAGCAAGGAGCCATCATGTCCGACAATGCCCCCTGGCCGACCGAGATCCGCCTGTCGCCCGATCGGCGTACGCTGACTGTCGCCTTCGATGATGGCAGCCGCCATGTGTTCGCCGCCGAGTTCCTGCGCGTCGTCAGCCCTTCGGCCGAGGTGCAGGGCCATAATGCGGCGCAGCGGCAGACCGTGCCCGGCAAGATCGATGTGGTGATCGAGAAGATCGATCCGGTCGGCAACTACGCCGTCCGGCTGCATTTCGACGACGGCCACCATACCGGCCTCTATTCCTGGATCTATCTGGCCGAGATCGGCCGCGATCACAACCGGCTCTGGCAGCGATATCTGGACGAGATCGCTGAGAAGGGGCTGAAGCGCGAGGCCCGCTAGAGGCGGCGCGGAACCCAGAAGCCTTGGCGCCGTTGATCTTGTTCCGCACCAGGGGACCTCGCCATGCCGCGCAGCAGCCGACCGCGTCAGACCGCCAGCGACAAGACCGCCAAGCCGTCCTCGTCGGGCGGTCCTCGGCCGATCTGGACCGGCACGCTGCGCCTCTCGCTCGTCTCGGTTCCCGTCATCCTCGTGCCGGCGACGCAATCCTCCTCCCATCTGGCGCTGCACCAGATCCACGGGCCAAGCGGCAAGCGAATTCGCTATGACAAGGTGGCACCGGGCGTCGGGTCGGTCGATGCGGACGATATCGAGAAGGCCGTCGAGGTCGGACGCGACCGCTATGTTGTGCTCAGCGACGCGGAGCTTGATTCCCTGAAGATCGAGGCGAAGCGGACGCTGGACCTTGTGCAGTTCGTGAAAGAGGGTGAGATCGATCCGATCTGGTTCGAGCGGCCCTATTATCTTCTGCCGGATGGCGGCGATGCCGAGGAACCTTATGGCGTGATCCGCGATGCGCTTCGCAAGAGCGGCAAGGTTGGCATCGGCCAGTTCGTCATGCGCAACCGCGACTATGTCGCCGCGCTGAAGCCCTGCGGCGACGGCATGATGCTGGAGACGCTGCGCTTCGCCGACGAGGTCAAGGATGCGAGCCGCATCTTCGAGCCGATAAAGCGATTCAAGGCTGACCCAGAACTGCTTGACCTCGCTGGCGAATTGATCTCGCGCAAGACGGCCGATTTCAACCCCGACGCCTTTCACGACCGCTATGCCGAAGCGTTGAAAGCGCTGGTCGAGGCGAAGGCCAAGCATGAGCGCTTCGTCGAGGTCGAGGACGAGGAGCTGCCGAGCGGCGGCGCCAAGGTCATCGATCTGGTCGAGGCGCTCAAGCGCAGCGTTCGCGCCGCTTCGGGCGATGAGAAGGCGTCCGAGCCGAAAGCGGAGAGCCCGAAGCCGGCCCGTGCGCGCAAGGCGAAGGCCAGCTAGCCATGGCCCCCGCCCCGCGCAACGAAGCCGATCTCTCCGTCTACCGCCAGAAGCGCGACTTCTCGAAGACCTCGGAGCCGGGCGGCGACAGCGCCGGAACGCCGGGGCATCGCTTCGTCGTGCAGAAACATGATGCGACGCGGCTGCATTATGATTTCCGCCTCGAACTGGACGGGGTTCTGAAGAGCTGGGCGGTGACGCGCGGACCGAGCCTCGACCCGTCCGAGAAGCGCCTTGCCGTGCGCACGGAGGATCACCCGGTCGACTATGCCGCCTTCGAGGGCGTCATCCCGGAGGGCCAATATGGCGCCGGCACCGTCATCGTCTGGGATCATGGCGACTGGGAGCCAGTCGGCGACCCGCATGAGGGGCTGGCCGATGGCAAGCTGACCTTCCTTCTCTATGGCGAGCGGATGAAGGGCGAATGGGCGCTCATCCGCATGCGCGGCGGCAAGAGCCGGGCCGACGCCAAGCGCGAGAACTGGCTGCTGATCAAGGCGGACGACGCCGAGGCGAACCGCGAGGCCGACATTCTCGATGCCGTCACCAGCGTCAACAGCGGCCGCGACCTCGCCAAGGTGACGGAGGATGCCAAGCATGGCGATGCAGCAATCTATGGCAAGCCGACGAAGCGGCCCGGCAAACCCGCAGCCGCGCAGGCCATCCCTTCCCGGTCGAGAAAGGCCAACCTCCCCGATTTCGTCGAGCCGCAGCTTTGCGCCCTCGTTGAGGACGTGCCGAAGGGCGACGATTGGCTCTATGAGATCAAATTCGACGGCTACAGGGCGATCGTCGCGGCCGATGGCGACGCTGTGCGCATATCGACGCGGAACGGGCTCGACTGGACCGACCGCTTCGCGCCGCTCGCCCGCGCCGTCGGTTCGCTCGGACTGAGCTCGGTTCTCATCGACGGCGAGATCGTCGTTCTCGACAATAATGGCGTTTCCGATTTCGGCGCGCTGCAGAATGCGATCGAGGAAGGCGGCGGAAGGCCCGTGCTCTTCGCCTTCGACTTCCTCGTCGAGAACGGCCAATCGATCGCCGATCGCCCGCTGACCGAGCGCAAGGCCCGGCTGGCGGCGCTGCTGAAAGCGGCGCCGAAGCAGGATCGCGTCTTCTTCAGCGACCATGTCGAAGGCGATGGCGCCGCCATGCTCGGCTCGCTCTGCGAGAAGGGATTCGAAGGCATCATCGCCAAGCGCGCCGATGCCCCCTACCGGCCGGGGCGGCGGGACTGGCTGAAGATCAAATGCGGCCACCAACAGGAATTCGTCATCGCCGGTACCTCGCCTTCAACGCGTGGCCGGCCTTTCGCCTCGCTATTGCTCGGCGTGCAGGAGAAGGATGGGCTGCGCTATGCCGGGCGCGTCGGCAGCGGCCTTTCCGGCGCCGAACTGGATCGGCTGGAGGCCAGTTTCGCCAAGCTTCAGCGCAAGACCTCGCCCTTCGTCGGCGAGGTGCCGCGCGAGATCGCCCGCGATGCGCGATGGCTGAAGCCTGAACTCGTAGCCGAGATCGCCTTTGCCGGCTGGACGCGCGACAATCTGGTAAGACAGGGTCGTTTCCTGGCGCTGCGATCCGACAAGGCCGCCGACAAGATCGTCATCGAAAAGCCGGCCAAGATCGCGACGAAGGACAAGACCGAGGAGCGGGAGACGCCGCCGATGAATGTCCGCCTCACCCATCCCGAGCGCGTGCTCTATCCGGACGAGAACATCACCAAGGCCGATCTCGCCGCCTATCTCCAGGCTGTGGGTCCGAAGATGCTGCCGCATGTCGAGCGGCGCATATTGAGCCTGGTGCGCTGCCCCGACGGGGCCGAGAAGGCCTGCTTCTTCCAGAAGCACGCCTCGCGCGGCATGCCGGAGGCATTTCACGAAATCCCGGTTTCCGAGAAGGATGGCGGCAAGGAGGATTATCTCTATGTCGACACGGTCGACGGCCTCGTCTCGGCGGCGCAGATCGGCGGACTGGAGCTCCATATCTGGGGCTCGCACATCGACACAATCGAGCAGCCCGACCGCATCGTCTTCGATTTCGATCCCGACGAGAGCGTCGCCTTCGAGGAGGTGAGACAAGCGGCGGTGACGATGCGCGAGGCGCTGGACGCGCTGGGCCTCAAGAGCTTTCCATTGCTCACCGGCGGCAAGGGCATCCATGTCGTCGTGCCGATCCTGCCCGAAATGGAATGGCCGGCAGTGAAGGGCTTCGCCCGCGCGCTGGCCGAGCACTTTGCCACCAATGAGCCGAACCGCTATGTCGCGACGATGAGCAAGGCCCGGCGCAAGGGCAAGATCTTCATCGACCATTTCCGCAACGAACGCGGCTCGACTGCCATCGCCCCCTTCTCGCCCCGCGCCCGCGCCGGAGCGCCGGTCGCCTGGCCGGTTGCCTGGGACGCCCTTCCCGGCTTCAAGGCGGCGAATGCCGTGACGATCGCGAACCATGAGCAGCAGGATACGGACGGCTGGAAGGGCTATTTCGACGTCCGGCAGAAACTGACCGCGACGATGCTGAAGGCGCTGGGGGTCAAAGAGTAGACGGCGGCGGGGTCAGGAAACCCGGCGGTACGTTGTCGGTCAGCCAGACGCCATTGTCGGCGAGATAGAATCGAAAGCCGGCCTCGTACATGCGCCGTGCTGCAATCACGAGGACGACGGGTTTGCCGTGGCGCTGGCCGACCTTTGTGGCCGTCGTCTCCTCGGCCGAGAGGTGGACCTGCTGGCGTGACTGAGGCTTCAGGCCTTCGGAGAGGATGGAATCAAGGAATCGCGTTGCCGTGCCGTGAAACAGGGTTTCCGGCGGCTCCTTCGGCGCTAGACCGAGCTCGACAGGGACGGAATGGCCTTGCGCCGCTCGTATCTTCAATCCGTCTGCCGAGATCGAGAAACGCTTCTTGTCGCTGGTCTCGACGACCTGACGCAGTTCGTCTCGATCGAACGACGTTCCCGTCTCCCAGCTCTTTGCAATGAGTTCGTCAATATCAGCCCAACCGTCCGCCGACAGGATCAGCCCGATGGAGTCGGGCTTGTGACGCAGCACGAAGCTCAGATATTTGCTCAATTGGATGGTGTTGATCGGCACGGAAAGCTGCTCTGGTCCAAACGCTGGTCGCGACGGGAGCGTTATACGATCTGGCAACACCCCTTTGAAGATCAGCTCACCAACATCAAGTCCGCCTTCCGCCGTCCTGCTCCCCATGCCATGTTGCGGCGCAAATAGACGCCGGATGCCCTGATCAATGACCACCCTCCTCTATCTCTTCGATCCGCTCTGCGGCTGGTGCTATGGCGCCACGGCGGCGTTGCAGCGCCTGGCGGAGCAGCCTGGATTCACGGTCGAGCTGGCGCCGTCGGGTCTTTTTTCCGGCTCCGGCGCGCGGCCGATGGACGAGAATTTCGCCGCTTTCGCCTGGGGCCATGACCAACGCATCTCGCAGATGACGGGCCAGCCCTTCAGCGAGGCTTATCGCCAGAACGTGCTCGGCGGCCATGGACGCCGGCTCGATTCGGGCCCGGCGACGCTAGCGTTGACGGCGGTGCACCAGACCGATCCGGCGCAGGAGCGCGCTGCCCTGAAGGCGATCCAGGCGGCGCGTTACGTCGAGGGCCGCGACATTACGGACCCTGCCGTCCTGGCCGAGGTACTGGAGAGTATCGGCCTTGGCGCCGCCGCCGATGTCATCCGGCTGCCCGACGAGACGCTGAAAGCAGCCAATCGCCAACGCGTCGAGACCACGCGCGCCGCGATGCAGCGCTTCGGCATCAACGGCGTACCGGCGCTGCTGATCGGCGACGACCCCCGCCGGCGGCCTGTTCAGGCTGGCGCCTTGTTCGGCGATGTCGACACGCTCGTCAGCGCTCTCAAGGCAGCGTGAGCGATGGCCCGCAGGCCGGCAGATCTCCCTATTTCGGGCCGAATGCCTCGACCACGGCCTCGACGAAACTGCGCAGCTTGACCGTCGGGCGCCGGCTCGCCGGATAGATGACATGCATCGGCCGGGCCGGGCCTTCATACTCGGACAACACGCGCACCAGCCGTCCCGCCGCCAATTCGGCTGAGAGCACGCTTTCCGGGCCGAGGGTGATGCCGAAGCCCTCGGTCGCCGCGTGGAGCAGCGTTCTCCAATCATTACTGCGGAAACGACCCGTCGCCTTCACCTCCTCCTCCCTGCCGTCGCGGCTGAATCGCCAGCGGCACGGCAGCGACGGCGACCAATAGGCATAGGCGAGGCAGTCATGCGCCTCGAGATCGCCCGGCGTTTGCGGCGTGCCGCGCTCCGCCAGATAGGCCGGTGAGGCGCAGGCGATCAGCCGATAGGGCGCCAGTCTGTGGGCGATCAGCGACGCATCCTCGAACTCTCCAATCCGCACCAGAACCTCGAACCCATCTTCAAGCGGATCGACGAAGCGGTCGTTCAGCGTAAGGTCGACCTGCATGTCCGGATAGCGGGCCAGATAGCGCGTCAGGAATGGCGCCAAGCTGAAGGCGCCGAAGGTGACGGGCGCGTTGACGCGGATAACGCCCTTCGGCCGGGTGCGCATCTCCTGCGCCAGTTGTTCCGCGGCCTCAGCATCCATGAGGATCGACTTGCAGCGATCATAATAGGCGCGGCCAACATCGGTCAGGCTCTGGCGGCGCGTCGTGCGGTTGAGCAGGGCCGTGCCGAGGCGGTCCTCGAGAAACACGACATGCTTGGCGACCATCTGCGGCGAGATCCGCAACGCTTCCGCGGCGGCGGCGAAAGAACCGAGATCGGCCGCCTTCACGAAGACGCCCATGCTGGCGAGCCGGTCGATGATTACCTCCTTTTGGTTGGGAGTATGCGGTCTCCATGAGAATTTATCGCCAAATCATGACGAATTAAACCCTCCCTCGACGACAATAATCTGGAGACGAGACATGAAAATCGGAATCATCGGTGCGGGCTTCGTCGGGCGCGCCATCGCCAAACTGGCAACGGAGGCCGG includes these proteins:
- a CDS encoding substrate-binding domain-containing protein — protein: MKHLMKTLALGAAVSLVGTYAFAQSGTLDKAVGGYSFEEAAKEAPGTKDFHSKDGKLTFAIITHTAGNGFFDPTYVGAQVAANAFGINLIKLGSEAPVDDIPREIEILNQVINDPTIDGIILTSPQSGAYDDIVKKAFANGIPVATTNSFDPNILNRSQISHTGQLSAAAAIGGEALAKCVLASGAKGGSIIFPSTTTLGNEEVNRRVTAAFEATVKALSDAGRLNDFKVDAGPENIGIDVNKDDIVNSVVSLIESRGDVVGGFAANGFVTPALGDAVAQLKLNGKICAFGFDLGPKQQEQIRTGALTGSLGQQPFLQGFWPVAQLYLQIDRGVSAANLDTSAQLVTKDTVDLVGKRFEN
- a CDS encoding ABC transporter permease, producing the protein MSATTLPAPIRRRLPLNLIGGWEVGLLIFMTLLYIAGVFINPKFFGQTDAFSAILRDTARFGVMAAGMTFVIVNKDLDLSVGSTYGLVATVFSLAFSSSYYDLGIGPSLIAAVAAGLAVGLVNGFFVTYLRVPSFITTLTMLFIGRGLVLGLTGGKTISFSEKAASNGAWSFSIGETNGLGFNNQILIFIAVTIVGMIVLAKTRWGYETYATGGNELAATYAGIPTRRVRIRGYVLSALSATLAGLMAVAQDKGITSQYGQGAELIVIASVIVGGASILGGRGRLLGGALGAVLVTLIDKVLREGIPMTRMVKVGKVEMPVQGMAQLPPGAVPAFLGLILLVAVLIEPWIIRRNVFPRLWARLNGRPLPPIIEVGGVAIEGAQTKGSSASDRSMRASGPIGRFLARRDAAAILLAVALWLVGLYLRPDFWGSIDNSFNLMLSFTEVGLLAIGMTYVVANGDIDLSVGSILALSAATCAFLMKQLGFDPWTAVFIAMLAGAAAGLVNAALTVGFGLPAFVATLGMFYMARGIGAWMTAGRQLSSFPEAFNLLGRKLIDILTYFGIDPAPGTLLYDIAAALSVQTIFMVVVAILAGIVLAKTPFGQMIYATGGNRRASEYAGINTGRVRAISLVFSALCAASAGVIYVAFLRSFNPSAGQLRELDAIAAVIIGGGSIFGGYGTVLGALAGAAVIALIRALLSLQLILSNGQSFVMPQHWVNVFIGLILIIAVVGDIWLRQNDALASLRQFLLPRRKPGAKTHA
- a CDS encoding ATP-binding cassette domain-containing protein, giving the protein MPETTPLLIEMRNISKAFGPVQALNNVNLTLGPGEILGLVGDNSAGKSTLMKVMTGAYQRDSGDVLLDGRPTHFKSPHESRADGIEMIYQDFALCGNMDIAQNIFLGRWPRRGLFVDRRRMYAEANDVLKRLKVDVNSVFQKVESLSGGRQQSVAIARAISFNPRVVVLDEPTANLSVMATDRLLETMSELKKQGVAQIIISHRLTDIFEVGDRIMVMKRGQAVGDRYIAHTDEAEVLEMIVSGTPESALTADQALAAKAA
- a CDS encoding DMT family transporter codes for the protein MRASAFMSPFAANLRGIIMMMMSSFVFILNDTLIKLASAHLPTGQILVMRGLVALVLMVVVLLATGTYRYWRMALDRMVLWRTIGEVGATLLYLYALFHMPLANISAVNQIVPLMTTAAAAVFLGETVGWRRWTAIGVGFVGVMIIMRPGLSGFDVYSLAALGSMAFISMRDLVTRRMHPGIPTLVITAVTAIGVLVMGAGLSLTETWVDPSREDWLILSGAACLLMVGYGCVILAMRHGAVAVVAPFRYSVIIFAIALGYLVFGDIPDRYMLIGTAIVVATGVYSFRREQKLAARAAAASA
- the moaA gene encoding GTP 3',8-cyclase MoaA encodes the protein MNEITAVQPATTPMVDPFGRSIRYLRVSVTDRCDFRCVYCMAEDMTFLPKRDVLTLEELDRLCTAFVEKGVRKLRLTGGEPLVRRNIMSLIRSLSRHLVSGALEELTLTTNGSQLSRYSAELADAGVRRINVSLDTLDPDRFRALTRWGDLSKVLAGIEAAQAAGIAVKINAVALKGENEHEIEDLMVWAHGLGMELTLIETMPLGEIEGDRTEQYLPLSLVRRRLEEKWTLTGSAHRTGGPARYYTVEETGGRLGFITPLTHNFCETCNRVRVTCTGTLFMCLGQEDAKDLRAPLRASEGNELIAAAIDEAIARKPKGHDFIIDRDHQRPALGRHMSMTGG
- a CDS encoding gamma-butyrobetaine hydroxylase-like domain-containing protein; this encodes MSDNAPWPTEIRLSPDRRTLTVAFDDGSRHVFAAEFLRVVSPSAEVQGHNAAQRQTVPGKIDVVIEKIDPVGNYAVRLHFDDGHHTGLYSWIYLAEIGRDHNRLWQRYLDEIAEKGLKREAR
- the ku gene encoding non-homologous end joining protein Ku; amino-acid sequence: MPRSSRPRQTASDKTAKPSSSGGPRPIWTGTLRLSLVSVPVILVPATQSSSHLALHQIHGPSGKRIRYDKVAPGVGSVDADDIEKAVEVGRDRYVVLSDAELDSLKIEAKRTLDLVQFVKEGEIDPIWFERPYYLLPDGGDAEEPYGVIRDALRKSGKVGIGQFVMRNRDYVAALKPCGDGMMLETLRFADEVKDASRIFEPIKRFKADPELLDLAGELISRKTADFNPDAFHDRYAEALKALVEAKAKHERFVEVEDEELPSGGAKVIDLVEALKRSVRAASGDEKASEPKAESPKPARARKAKAS